A segment of the Macrobrachium nipponense isolate FS-2020 chromosome 4, ASM1510439v2, whole genome shotgun sequence genome:
gagagagagagtttaactttaGAGTTATTTACCATTTCCTATGCCTATATTCGCTGTTTTGATTGTCAGAAAACGACCCATTCTTGGCGTTTAAACAGGTCATTTGAATGAACAAGACATCAACTACATTCAGTATTTTCTTATGGTGATTAAAATCATTTGAATGCTCAATTTTTCGTTATCTTATATTGTCTCCCTTGTGCCTTCAACCTCTTTATAAATAAAGTTCATCTAGTCTCTAATTTtgatacattaatatattttttctatagtaATAGTTgattttagtttaatgtttttccTAAGAATTTTTATGCCTCGCCCTTCTTGCACCACCTTCTCtcatcactataaaaaaaatgaattatatccTCAGGAATCTTCTCAACGCCCTCGTTATTACGTAACGtcaacccaccccacccccacccccaacccccgttGTTGTTCTTCATGAGAGGAAGACTGTCTCTTCAGGAGGTCCTCGTCTACCGGCAAGTGGCTACTCTTCCACGCCTCTCTTCattttctcgaaaaaaaaaaccttcctcaTGGAGACAACAAACAAGTTTCGGGAGGAATGAATAATCCATATGGAGTTTTTCGATGTCAGAACTAAATATTTAACGAGCGCACAAAAGCAGAAgttcattttgaaatgttttcacaGCAGTTTTATCTTACTTGAAAAAGAGCTAACAAAAAGCTCGGTTTTCTGTCTGAGACAAAGTAATTCGAGGTAAATGCAATAAGTTTTACTGAAGATCTAGTTCCTCTTAGCATCGAGATTATCTCGCAATCCCTATTTCTGACATGTCTTATGCTCTCGATCATCACGTCTTTCGTTCAAAATATCTTGGAAACTTCCACACATCAGACGATGAGGACAATATAGCTTAAGGATGTAAGTATACTTCTAACAACATACCAAGATTTAATTCACAAGAAATGATCTCATTTTATCCACATCTTTCAAAGATGTGAtcgttctttataataataataataataataataataataataataataataataataataataataataataaataataataataataataataataataaaacttaattaaTGCCATCAGATAAAAGTAAGGCGACTTGTAGTTATTTTTTAGAGAAAAGCAAGGTTACATCAAGCAATTTATTATGAAATTCGacatcaaacaaaaaaaacctctAAATAAAATCCTTTCCTTTGTAGGAAGAAGAAATGAAGACGCAAACAAACATTCGTTGTTTGATTTAATGTCTTCATGGTTGATCCAAACTCCATGAGCGCGCGGAATTTATGCTTCGGTCGATGCAATAACTTGATGAAAGTTACAGCATCAGCAATTGTGAATGAGATCCCAGCAGTCAATGATTTCAGCATCAGCTGCTGTTCAAATCATCTCGAATAACTGCGGAGTTTGTGAGGCCTTTGACAGACCTCATGATAACCTGACTGAGTGGCTGAAGCAGTGATATCGGATTCGGTGCCAAAATTCCACTGGATtatttcctgcttcctttctggTGAACAGAGGGAGGAGTAGCGCAGAGCCTCTCACCGAGAAACCTTGAAAAGGCAGCTCTTCTTCTCAACGCACTTCTTCACATGGGGTCTTCACATGGGGAAAGTAGTATTGGCGGAACTACTTATTTAAACAACAATGTCGCACTCCTGCCTTGAAGTTCTGTTACCAAAAGACATTTCTAGTTCATTTTATACCCAGCTAATCATATACCTGTTTAGGGATCCCTTGCTTTACAGTCCGTGACTTGTTTCTTGTTTCCTTTTTTCGCTTTATGTCTAAAGCCTTTGGTCACAACACGTTGCCATCAAACGGGTATTCTTTCGGGCGTTTGGTATATATGATCCCTTTCTATTCTCAATGACATTTTGCAATGTCTAGCACAACAGTAAAGACATTTCGAACTTTGTCCCTGTAATTAACACTTCTCGCCATACATCAGGGTGATTCTAAGAGATgatagacatacacacataaatacacatataaatttCAGTCTAATGTTATCGTTGGTGGGTACGATTTCCAAACAGACTTGGCGAAGCCAACCGCATTGTAGAAGGCTTCATTAATGCCTGAGTTTGAAAGTTCATTAAACTTGCGTTCCAGCGTTGGGACCAGACGAAAACTCGGCAGCATTTGCATCTAAATTACCACACGATTGCGATTCGCAAGTAAGCAAGAGAGATCGTGCATGAATTGCTAAAATGCAAGGTAAGTTAACGGTCTAAAATTTAAAATGATCATGGCCGTGAATTCATGCAAATATAtgtttttctcatcttttttattCCTTGTAATGCATGCTTCAATACTGAAAACATACCCAGTGCtaattattcttttatctttaacataCTAAAATCAGACAACAAACACttgcttctttatttattttccttgagAAGAAAAGGCTGTATGAAGTGGCAGTGCTATATAACTAACATAATGCATTTGGTCAACTGGTGATATAGCTTTGTTTCGCTGTCAAAATATTGGACTGAAGCAAATCGTCTTTATGTCGAGTCTATAAAATCTTCGTGTGCATCAGATCTCAGTCATTGTATTTTCCACTACGATTCTCCTAATTTTGCTTTTCGCTCTgcttcaaaaacatttttgcatTTTACGCCTTCACAATGCCCGaatttatacttttaaaaaattcttttcagtAAGATTTTCACTTTCACCGTCATTTCACCTGACGTCATAAACATTAGGTTACATATCACTCAAGTTTATGTCCGAGTTTAAAAATTCGTCTTTTTGCCTCAAGCGTATCGTTATTAAGATGGTAACGTCGTAACAGTCTTCTTacagtcgtcgtcttcttcttcttcttcttcttcttcttcttcttattattattattattattattattattattattattattattattattattattattattattactgaccaTCAAGGAAGGTCACACTATttaaagatgaggatgaaataagAAATTGTAATACGTATTAAATCTTGGCATGTTATAAGAACAACCTCAAATCCTTAGAAAACGAAATGGAACGAGACTCCTGACCATAAGGGCAGTAGCTCTCGAAAGGCTTCAGGATTTCCAGTGTATTTATATACCAAGATTTAACACGGAAGAAAAAGGGTCTAGATTCTCAGTAGCAGACTGCTTCCGGCTAACACGTGGAATGGAAAACCGGACAAGTATCTGGAAATGGATAAAGTCGAAGCCCGCGGAATAAACAATGTAAGCAGCAAAGTATACGTTAAATTGAGTCTAGAAAGTGAAATAGAACAAATGTCTCCATTAGCAGGATCCAGGGACATCTAATCAAAGAGGATGAGAATCCTATTAGTGCAATATTATTGCTTTTTGAATCTCTTTTCATcatataaattgattttttttattacataccaGTCTGTATGGCAGTTCTTTAACTTCTTTATGAAACTGTCTTTCCGGAATTTCGTTCCAGAATAAATTTGGACTTATATTCTTTGAAGCCAAATAAATGACCGACCTCTCATCCACCTCGTTCAGGAAGGACTTTGAAAGCCGAAGTTGGCGTAACCAGAGTGGGGTTTCCTACAGAATGGTCTAATTTGATCTTCTTCTTAACCATCATAATTATGTAATACGTAACCCCCTTCCTTCCCGCATTACTAGTTTATCTggctaccattttttttataatttaatcttaGTTTTCTTGTAATGGCAATTTTTCCGTCCGTCCGccactttatctgtccgccctcagatcttaaaagagggtagagggctgcaaattggtatgttggtcatccaccctccaatcaccaaacataccaaattgcagagctctagcctcagtagtttctattttattaagaGTTACAGTTAGTTATGATCGTTCGTCTGGTTCCGCTACAGGCGCCAACAACAGAGCCCAGTACCAGgctgcagctgagagtttcatgagccatggctgagagtttaatgcagcattatacagaaaactcgacctcggggcatttttttcttgtttatgccAACAGTAAAATAGATCAGGTTCTTggcagaataaattaataaacccGCCATTATTAGCGAAGACCAGCATTAATACAATACTTTGGATTTTGAAACCAATTGACCTCAGACTTCTAAAGGCCGATTGTCAGTTCATGTAAAACACAAGACACCCGACCACTTGAAATATCTGACCTTTTCAAGAGCAACGATGATCAAAACTCACAGCTTTTACAGGttaggagacacacacacacacacacaaacgtcacATAAACAAGAAGTACAAACCGTACAATAAACTCATAATTCATATTTAAGTTTTCAAGCATGAATTTAGacgacaatttctctctctctctctctctctctgtctctctctctctctctctctctctctctccttattctgaTGTATAGCATCTTGTGTATGTATATCccttgtatatgatatatttacctAGATAATAcattagtgtttatatatatatatatatatatatatatatatgaatatatatatatatatatatatatatatgtgtgtgtgtgtgtgtgtgtgtgtgcgtgtgtatgtgtatattacacatatatttacattgctCATCACCACAGGTGACGCGCGATAAACAAATCACGTGTtactgttatacacacacacagatgcacacacacacacacacacacacacacacacacatatatatatatatatatatatatatatatatatatatatatatatatatatatatatatataaatatatattatatatatatataatatatatatatatatatatatatatatatatatatatatatatatatatatatatatatatatatatatatatatatatatatatatatatatatatattatatatatatatatatatatagatatatatatatatatatatatatatatatatatatatatatatatatatatatatatatatatatatatatatatatatatatatatatatatatatataatatatatatatatatatatatatatatatatatatatatatatatatatatatatatatatatatatatatatatatatatatatatatatatatatatatatatatatatatatatatatatatatgtcacctcatatttccgtgattcataaacatatatcaagctacaatgtcctttaatatctaattcgctctacctcggaattaatatattttcatatatgcttaaccgaaggggaatttttttctcgataatacacTTGCCtagacccgggcgcgaacccatggagcctcttgcggtggtgtagtaggtaaaagcttcactgacgttcctggatttgaaaggctccgttcttcgcccgggtccaggcaagtctattatcgagaaaaaaaattcccaccccttcagttaagcatatatgaaaaaatatattaattccgaggtagagcgaattagatattaaaggacattgtagcttgatatatgtatatgaatcgagCTAAATATGATGGTGATTTGTATTTATagatctattataatataattatagttatattatatatatatatagattattagtatatatatatatatatatataatattttatatatgtgtatatatatatatagatatatatatatatatatatatatatatatatatatatatatatataatatatgtatatgtatatataaaaatcacaaatattaaactaacaaaaacattaatattcaGCCCCCACCATACTTTAGAAATGACTTATCTTGAGGGGCATTTGAGTgtcaatttatatgtatatacatttatctatatacatatgaaacCCAATTTTTGTCACCGGCATCGTCCAATTTTtagtattcacaaaatttaagccacaaatatttttttatacccTATTCACTTTACTATGGAATAAATTGACACTCATAATGCCCCTCAATGTaagttattttcttattatatatataatatatatatgtatatatatattatattatattatatatatatatatatagattattataatatatctatatatatatatgtatatatattaatatatatataatctatattatatctaaatatatttatattattttaaatatatgtataatatatattatatataatattatatatctatatataataatatttatatatatatattgtatatatctataataatatataatatctatatctatatatatatatatatatagtattgtaattgatataatattatatagttatatatatattatatatatatatatatatgtattatctataatatatatataataatatataatattatatatatatatattctatatataataatattacatatatatatatatattatatcatatatatgtaatattatattaatctacgatatatatatatatatataatatataatatatatatatatatatatatatataaatggtacgaattacagaaggaaggggataagaagagagagtttaagaggagggttttggaggatattgatatagggattgaagatgttcaagaatggtgggcacgaaatgcagcagtaataagaaggcatggaaaggagctgctaggagagacatctgtatcatatgggaagaaaaggatagttggtggtgggatgaagacattgagaaagtagtaaaagataagaaggaggcaaagaaagatggaagagtcacagtcagtggaagacagaaataggtacagagagaaaaacaaggtggtgaaaaaggtggtagcccaagctaaagcaaagtcgtatgatgatgtgtataatgagctggggacaaaggaaggattaaagaagatgatgaagctatcaaaggctagaaataagagcaccaaagatataacacacatcaaacaaataaagaatcaagagggtgtagtgcttagaaaggaggaagacattgtgaagagatggaaagaatatttcgaacagttgttaaatgaagaaaataatagactaataagagaggatgggcaagtgaacattggcatggtaatgaggttttctaggcaagaggtactaaatgcactgaagaagatgaagaatgggaaggcaacgaccagacatgatcccggtggaggcatggaaagcattaggagatgaaggagtggatatactgtacgatcttatgataaagatccttgaacaggcaaaagataccaaatgagtggcgtgggagtatattgatcccaatttttaaagggaaaggggcgatgtccaagagtgtgtggtaattataggggcattaaattgatgtcccacaaccttgaagatactggaaaggctGATAGTATGCTAGacctgagagaagaagtacaaatagtaaagagcagatgggatttatgaagggaaggggaacacagatggtatattttgtctgaggcaaatatggagaaattcggggaaagacaaagggacctacatatggtattcattgaccttgaaaaggcttatgacagagtcccgagacaagaggtatggaggagcctgaggagaAGATGgtgcagagaagtatgtgcgattgatacaagagatgtaccggaatgtatttaccagagtgaggagcagtgttggggagacagaaggttttgaggtgagagtaggattacaccaggggtcggctctgagcccattttatctttaacatagtgatggatgttataatagaggaagtaagggagacagtaccatggaacatattgtatgcggatgatattgttctgtgtgcagagagcagggaagatctggaagtgaaattggaaagatggagacaagtactggaggacagaggaatgagaataagtagatccaagacagaatatatgtgttaCCACCACTGatgggggatgatagagaaagtattcagcttggtggagagcaaataaggagagttgataagtttaagtatttgggatcttttgttaacgctggaggaagtatggaagaagaagtaaaaaacatcgggtacaggcaggcctggaacaactggagagcggcctcggtagttctttgtgacaaaagagtgccgcttaggttaaaaggaaaatttcacaagacggtgtaagaacagcaatgctgtatggtacggaaacagcaagcatgagaaaagcagagcagaacgaagatggatgtggcagaaatgagaatgctaggtggatgtctggggtaacaagagtggataggatcagcaaatgactacataagggggtcaactaaggtggtggaagtatcacagaaagtgcaggaggggaggctgagatggtatggacaacctgttgaggagagatgaggaccacgctggggaggacatactatgggagtggaggtgcaaggaagaagaaagagagggagtaccaagaaaagagatggaaggactgtgtgagaggagatttactaTGAGAAGGGAATGATGAGGCAGAaggcaagatagaaatagatggaaacggctcatccgaaacagcgaccccatataaaatgggaaaaagctgggaagaagaagaagagatattatatgtatagatgagagtatatatatatatcgatagatagatagaatatgatagatatatgatatatatagatatatgagagagatatatatgagatagaaagaaaaaaaaatagtatatatatatatagagatatatagagagaaaaaatatatatatatatatatagcgtatatatatatatatagataatatgatagcagatatatatatatataaaaaaattatatattagagatatagatatatatatgatatatatatatagtataaatatgtatatatatatattttataatgatatatatatatatatatatatatatatatatatatgagatatatatattatatatatatatatatatatagtatatatatatatatatatatatatatatatatatatatatatatgatatctatatatatatatatatatatatatatatatatatatatatagagatatatatatatagatatagatatatatatatatagaatatatatatataagtatatatatatatatatatatatatagagaggatatatatatatatatctatagatatatatatatatctatatatatatatatatatatatatatatatatatgtatatatattatatatatatatatatatatatatagatatatatatatatgtatatatatatatatatatatatatatatatatatatatagtatatatatatatatatatatatatatgtatatatatatatatatatatatatagatatatatatatatatatatataatatatatatatatatatatatataatatctatatatatatatatatagatatatatatatatatatatatatatcatatatatatatatatatatatatatatatatatatatatatatatatatatatatatatatatatatatatatatatatataagatatatatatatatatatatatatatatatatatatatatatatatacatatatatatatatatatatatatatatatatatatacattatatatatatatatatatatatatatatatatatatatatatatatatatatatatatatatatatatatatatatatatataatatatatatatatatatatatatatatatatatatatatatatatatagatatatagatatagcttaaaaaatcacagtagatgcacgtgacttcttaaataagcgaataccacgggaaaatgatagaaagaaatctgactatcattttcccgtggtattcgcttatatatatatataaagatatatatatacctatatatatatataaatatatatatatataatatatatatatatatatatatatatatgtacatatatatatacacacacgaatgTTGGGATAAATAAAAGCACATCTGGCTCAGATATGCTTGGAACATGGGATGAAAATTGCAGAGAATAAGAACTAAAGATGGATCCAGTTTTTTGAATAAATCATAGAGCAAGTGTTAACAGAAATATTGGCAGGGTTGCGCTATACATTGACGTCTAATATTTTTGGTAAAAATTAAAGGGAAATGCAATCGAATACTTCATATATGTATTAAACCTATAGTGAGATTCAGGCAGCTTCAGTGAacatatctgtttttatttttctttacttttcataatttttctattatgtatTTACCGGATTGCGTTTAAATACTGAAGTATCTAACCAGCGCTGCTCTCTGagcaaaaggaatataaaagagACTTCACAGATCTTCAATGCGGAGCTTTCCAGAGAAAACGAACAAAGATAGTAGGACGTCTCCGGGAATGTGTGTTCGTGCAAGCATGTTCGTCTTCAGCCTAGAATCGGAGATGATTCAATTTCCGGGAATTCCATCCTCAGAATCCAGGAATTCCGTCCTCAAAAAGCGGCACTTCCTCCTCCATTCCGTGAGTCCTGTCTTCAGAATCCATGAAGCTTCGTGTCCTGAATGAAAAGTAAGGTTAGAGGAAGGTCCTGTTATCTGCAGACATTACATAATGTTCTTTGCATCGCTTAAAGCAATGTGCCTTAAAGCATTCGTCACCGTGTTGGTTGTATTAGGAGCTGTGTTCGTAGGAGTTAATACATTCGCTCGTCTTGAAAGCGGTGTTCAGCACCGGCTTGTTGGTTGCGAGCAGTATACCTTCGAACTTGAAGGACGTTTGGATACTCTGAAGGAGTCCTCAATATTTAGGATGATCTCTTGGCTTCTACCTGAGAGGCCTCACTTCGTTAAGGAAACCATGGAATCTTCGCCCGTTGCAGTCCTTCGTCGGATATTGTCCTTCTTCCCTCGTGTTGAAAGACTTTGGAAATCCAGACAGGAATTACAACAGTGCGAATCCGTGGCCCGAACTCTGGAAAAGGAATTGGCAAAAGTCCAACTTGGTCATGTCTGTGTTTATTTTGGAATGTATCTGATCTTGGCAGGAATTGTGCTCATGTTTAATTACTTACTAAGTAATAAGAAGCAGGAAACTGATTCTGATGACGAAGAGCAAGAATTTGATAGGTCGTCGATGGATAGTTCACTTGATCAAACCGAGGAAACTGAGGAGGAAAATCGAAAGTTGACTGAAAAGACAAGTGAACCAGACAACGCGAATAAATTAGAGGCAATAGAAAAACTGATTGAAGAAAATGCTCATTttaagaaaaaggaagaggagaTGGAAACGAAGTTTGACCTCCTCTACTATAAATATGAAGGCCTtcaaaaaataaaggagaaagagaaggaattaGCGAACAAAACTATTACTGATCTCAAGAAAGGAATGAGCGGCATAGAAACACGATGAAATGGAGGAATCAAATCGCCTGATGAAAGCAGAGCTGGAAAGGGCAAAGGAAGAAAACCGAGCCCAGATGGAGAGGCAATCACAACttctgaaagagaaagaagaattgGAAAAGGATATTAAAGAACAAGCTCATATCATCGCAGAGATGTCTGAAGAGAACGGCAGATTACAAAAAGAACTAATGGAGGCAAAGATGAACGACTTCGTGCGAGGCGAACGGCACGAAGCTCTACTGACCGAACTAGATGGATTAAAGGAGAAGATCAGTTTCCTCGAAAATAAGTTGTCCAAGCctgtggaagaggaagagaacgAAGCCTCAGAGGAAGATCTACCTGAGGAGAGCGTCCCTCTTCCACAGCAAGTCAGTCATCTCGGTAATGATGAGGAAACGTTGGAAAACCAAGGACGACCTGCGAAAAGAAAAGTGACCCTAAACAGAAACTTACTCCAAGGAAAGCTGCAGGCTAAAGAGGAACAGAAGGAAGACGAAAAAGTTGTTGTAACTGTaaagaaaagagcaaaagaaacaaaaagagaagACCAAGGAGTTGTAGAGAAAGATGCCCACAAGGATGACACGGGGAGCAAAAAGCCCCAACAGGTTAAAAAGGCTGATCGAAAACGGGGATCACCTTCGACTTGGAACAGCATCAGCCTAAGCCAAACAAAAGTGTCTTCTCGCGTTTTACAAGACTTCCCCTCAACAGGAGGACAACTGTATAATCTTCAGAGGGGAAAAGGTAAAACTTAGATGGATTGAGGAAACGGATGGAGAAGTGATAGCTGAACTGGATGTCCCGAGGAAATTCCATAAAGCTATCAATGGAACCCAGGGGAGGACACTAGAGGAAATTACCAAAAGAAGTGGTGTCACACTCATTGCACTGCCAGGAAGGTTAGAAAAAACAGATCTAATCACTATCGCAGGTAGAGTCCATCAAATTCGACTAGCTGCTAGTCATATTGAACGACTCATTAACAATCTCAACTAATTACTTTGGTAAAACTGGATTTATGCCCACCATTtgggtgctggcctaagcctccttatgGAATTCAGTATCAATCAGGCTTTCATAAGTGTGGGTATACTACTTTCGTGC
Coding sequences within it:
- the LOC135210668 gene encoding uncharacterized protein LOC135210668, which translates into the protein MEESNRLMKAELERAKEENRAQMERQSQLLKEKEELEKDIKEQAHIIAEMSEENGRLQKELMEAKMNDFVRGERHEALLTELDGLKEKISFLENKLSKPVEEEENEASEEDLPEESVPLPQQVSHLGNDEETLENQGRPAKRKVTLNRNLLQGKLQAKEEQKEDEKVVVTVKKRAKETKREDQGVVEKDAHKDDTGSKKPQQVKKADRKRGSPSTWNSISLSQTKVSSRVLQDFPSTGGQLYNLQRGKGKT